Proteins from a genomic interval of Calypte anna isolate BGI_N300 chromosome 6, bCalAnn1_v1.p, whole genome shotgun sequence:
- the FUT11 gene encoding alpha-(1,3)-fucosyltransferase 11: MGFGGPGPAWLWVLLALAAAEGPMVSEEEEEEAAGGSVSEEPCGAEGWAAAAVPPGEAFVAAAASYRGPGNNDTRSNKALPILLWWSGSLFPHFPGDTERIDCPRGSCLVTRSRRAARYRRTKTLIFYGTDFRAYEAPLPRLPHQTWALFHEESPMNNYLLSHPPGIRLFNYTATFRRDSDYPLTLQWLPGAGYLRAPALPLAEKERWRQQGYAPLLYMQSHCDVPSDRDRYVRELMKYIQVDSYGKCLHNRELPSERLRDTSTATTEDSEFMALIARYKFHLALENAICDDYMTEKLWRPMHLGAVPVYRGSPAVRDWMPNNLSIILIDDFESPRELAKYLDFLDKNGEEYLKYLEYKNLGGITNQFLLESLERREWGVNDMTLPNYLNGFECFLCDRENTRVKQEQEHKKSHGKSPAPRPHIAQPKHMGCPMPTPGFGSLEDLSGEDSWKEMWLQDYWQSLDQGEALTAMIHHNESHQGRFWDYMHEIFLKRTRQH; encoded by the exons ATGGGGTTCGGCGGGCCGGGACCCGCttggctctgggtgctgctggcgCTGGCAGCCGCCGAGGGCCCGATGGTgtcggaggaggaggaggaagaggctgcGGGTGGGTCGGTCTCGGAGGAGCCGTGCGGGGCGGAGGGCTGGGCTGCGGCTGCCGTCCCGCCGGGAGAGGCCTTCGTGGCCGCCGCCGCCTCGTACCGGGGGCCCGGCAATAACGACACCCGGAGCAATAAGGCGCTGCCCATCCTGCTCTGGTGGAGCGGCAGCCTCTTCCCGCATTTCCCCGGCGACACGGAGCGCATCGATTGCCCCCGCGGTTCCTGCCTGGTGACCCGCAGCCGCCGGGCGGCCCGGTACCGCCGGACCAAGACCCTCATTTTCTACGGCACGGATTTCCGGGCTTACGAAGCTCCTCTGCCCCGCTTGCCCCACCAGACCTGGGCGCTGTTCCACGAGGAGTCCCCCATGAACAACTACCTCCTGTCCCACCCGCCCGGCATCCGCCTCTTCAACTACACCGCCACGTTCCGCCGGGACTCGGATTACCCCCTGACCCTGCAGTGGTTGCCCGGGGCCGGCTACCTGCGTGCCCCGGCCCTGCCCCTGGCCGAGAAGGAGCGGTGGAGGCAGCAGGGCTATGCCCCTCTGCTTTACATGCAGTCCCACTGCGATGTCCCCTCCGACCGGGACCGCTACGTCCGGGAGCTGATGAAGTACATCCAG GTTGACTCCTATGGGAAATGCCTGCATAACCGTGAGCTTCCCAGCGAGCGCCTCAGAGACACCTCTACAGCCACCACAGAGGACTCTGAGTTTATGGCTTTGATTGCCAGGTACAAGTTTCACCTGGCCCTGGAGAATGCCATCTGTGATGACTACAtgacagagaagctgtggcgCCCCATGCACCTGGGTGCTGTCCCTGTGTACCGGGGGTCCCCGGCCGTGCGGGACTGGATGCCAAACAACCTCTCCATCATTCTCATAGATGACTTTGAGAGCCCTCGAGAGCTGGCCAAATATCTGGATTTCCTGGACAAGAATGGAGAGGAGTACCTGAAGTATCTGGAGTACAAAAACCTTGGTGGAATCACAAACCAGTTCTTGCTGGAGAGCCTGGAGAGGCGGGAGTGGGGTGTGAATGACATGACGCTGCCTAATTACCTGAATGGCTTCGAGTGTTTCCTCTGTGACAGGGAGAACACCCGGGTcaaacaggagcaggagcaCAAAAAGTCCCATGGGAAGAGTCCAGCTCCCAGACCTCACATAGCTCAGCCCAAGCACATGGGATGTCCGATGCCAACCCCTGGGTTTGGAAGTCTTGAAGACCTTTCTGGGGAAGACAG TTGGAAAGAGATGTGGCTGCAGGATTATTGGCAAAGCCTTGATCAGGGAGAGGCCCTCACTGCTATGATTCATCACAATGAGTCTCACCAGGGAAGATTTTGGGACTACATGCACGAGATCTTTCTCAAGAGGACGAGGCAACACTGA